The following proteins come from a genomic window of Platichthys flesus chromosome 1, fPlaFle2.1, whole genome shotgun sequence:
- the grk1a gene encoding LOW QUALITY PROTEIN: rhodopsin kinase GRK1 (The sequence of the model RefSeq protein was modified relative to this genomic sequence to represent the inferred CDS: inserted 2 bases in 1 codon; deleted 1 base in 1 codon), producing the protein MDIGGPTTVVANSAYISARGSVDGTANPASNRDKKYHSRLKLPHITVCEGLRGTLDLGFQTVCVEQPIGKRLFREFLDSNKEYXCRLWKDIEEYNMAEDEDRVQKASKMMSRYMEPGTKYFCPSLPENAITKVKEKHQEAGDDLFNETMDNVMHFLKEVPYTFFPESMYLRRFLQWKWLEMQPMGEDWFLDFRVLGKGGFGEVSACQMKATGKLYACKKLKKRKGCEEKGHTGAMVEKRILARVHSRFIVSLSYAFQTKTELCLVMTIMNGGDLRFQIYNVDENNPGFDESRSCYYAAQIIKGLEHLHQKRIIYRDLKPENVLLDNQGNVRISDLGLAVELADDQFRIKGYAGTPGFMAPELLRGEEYDYSVDYFTLGVTLYEFLAAKGPFRTRGEKVENKVVKKRILNDAVTYPEKFSENARSICEALLSKEVDHRLGFRNRSCDELRAHPFFSEIHWWKLNAGILPPPFVPDPKTGYAKNVDDVGAFSTVKGVQLEDKDMAFFNEFSSGNISIPWQEEMIETGIYGELAVWGSDGALPNDLWRESILEQPPNSSTCTVS; encoded by the exons ATGGATATTGGTGGCCCGACGACTGTGGTGGCCAACTCTGCCTACATCTCAGCCCGTGGGAGCGTGGATGGCACAGCCAACCCTGCATCCAATCGAGACAAGAAGTACCACTCCCGCCTGAAGCTGCCTCACATCACGGTGTGCGAGGGTCTGCGGGGGACTTTAGACCTTGGCTTTCAGACGGTTTGTGTGGAGCAGCCCATCGGCAAACGTCTCTTCCGAGAGTTCTTAGACTCAAACAAGGAGTA ATGCCGTCTGTGGAAGGATATCGAGGAGTACAACATG GCTGAGGATGAGGATCGTGTACAGAAAGCAAGCAAGATGATGTCCCGGTACATGGAGCCTGGCACCAAGTATTTCTGCCCCTCCCTGCCAGAAAATGCCATCACAAAGGTCAAAGAGAAACATCAGGAGGCTGGGGACGATCTTTTCAATGAAACCATGGACAATGTGATGCACTTCCTCAAGGAAGTGCCATACACTTTCTTCCCAGAGAGCATGTATCTGAGGAGGTTTCTGCAGTGGAAGTGGCTGGAGATGCAGCCCATGGGAGAGGACTGGTTCTTGGATTTCCGTGTGTTGGGGAAAGGGGGTTTTGGGGAAGTGTCTGCCTGTCAGATGAAGGCCACTGGGAAACTGTATGCCTGCAAGAAGCTTAAGAAGAGGAAAGGCTGTGAGGAAA AAGGGCACACA GGGGCGATGGTAGAGAAGAGGATCTTGGCTCGAGTTCACAGCAGGTTCATTGTTTCTTTGTCCTACGCCTTCCAGACGAAAACTGAGTTGTGTCTGGTCATGACCATCATGAATGGAGGAGACTTGAG ATTTCAAATTTACAACGTGGATGAAAACAACCCGGGGTTTGACGAATCACGGTCCTGCTACTATGCAGCTCAGATCATCAAGGGCCTGGAGCACCTCCACCAGAAGAGGATCATCTACAGGGACCTCAAACCAGAGAACGTGCTACTGGATAATCAAG GTAACGTACGTATCTCCGACCTTGGTCTGGCCGTGGAGCTCGCAGACGATCAGTTCAGAATCAAAGGCTACGCTGGGACGCCAG GTTTCATGGCTCCAGAGCTGCTGAGAGGTGAAGAGTACGACTACTCTGTAGATTATTTCACTCTGGGCGTCACTCTGTACGAGTTCCTGGCTGCCAAAGGACCGTTTAGGACCAGAGGGGAGAAG GTGGAGAACAAGGTGGTGAAGAAGCGGATCCTGAACGATGCAGTGACGTATCCGGAGAAGTTCAGTGAGAACGCTCGCTCCATCTGTGAGGCTCTGCTGAGTAAAGAGGTCGACCACAGGCTCGGCTTCAGGAACAGATCATGTGACGAGCTCAGGGCGCATCCCTTCTTCAGCGAGATCCACTGGTGGAAACTGAACGCAG GGATCCTTCCACCTCCTTTCGTCCCAGACCCGAAGACGGGTTATGCCAAGAACGTAGATGATGTCGGGGCCTTCTCCACAGTTAAAGGTGTGCAGCTGGAGGACAAGGACATGGCCTTTTTTAATGAGTTCTCCTCAGGGAACATCTCCATCCCCTGGCAGGAGGAGATGATCGAGACGGGGATCTACGGTGAGCTCGCAGTCTGGGGCTCGGACGGCGCTTTGCCCAACGACCTGTGGCGGGAATCCATCCTGGAGCAGCCGCCCAATTCGTCCACCTGCACGGTTTCATGA
- the LOC133957411 gene encoding transmembrane protein 255B: MQPEAQQTAQQTATDILDPADQYLRRRRTALWVTVCLLALSLVVLTVGLISATRTDNVPVAGYYPGITLSFGAFLGIVGLHLVENRRPMLVAAIIFISIGVIASFFCAIVDGIIASEFIDMRPLQEDMCHHTSGSAYAYAYDNYYTEVTCRSFDKACKLKLRSNTCYCCYLYNCDSTDYHTQYFEFTGVSSCWDVIHLYRLLWASVVLNVISLFLGIITAAILGAYKDMQKPNPQLAPSPAPPPHILYNPTQHMLTYAGFCPSGQSLPAYPNYPMSMQHNSNYQAPATPQMNPDGGLSSTSCPSEENQPPSQASTQPQGATQEPGGYMLTPNAPVLYGSSFGSFEKPPPYAC; the protein is encoded by the exons ATGCAGCCTGAAGCTCAGCAGACAGCTCAACAAACAGCCACAGACATACTGGAccctgcag ATCAGTACCTGCGCCGGAGGAGGACGGCCCTGTGGgtgactgtgtgtctgctggctcTGTCTCTGGTGGTGCTGACGGTGGGTCTCATCTCTGCCACCCGCACCGACAATGTGCCCGTCGCTGGGTATTACCCGGGCATCACC CTGAGTTTTGGAGCATTTCTGGGAATTGTCGGCCTCCACCTGGTGGAAAACCGCAGACCCATG CTTGTGGCAGCGATCATCTTCATCAGTATCGGGGTCATCGCGTCTTTCTTCTGTGCCATTGTGGACGGGATCATCGCTTCAGAATTCATC GACATGAGACCCCTTCAGGAGGACATGTGCCACCACACCAGTGGTTCGGCCTACGCCTACGCCTACGACAACTACTACACAGAG GTGACGTGTCGCTCATTTGACAAAGCCTGCAAGCTCAAACTCAGGAGCAACACCTGCTACTGCTGCTACCTGTACAACTGTGATAG CACAGACTACCACACACAGTACTTCGAGTTCACTGGTGTCAGCAGTTGCTGGGACGTGATCCACCTGTACCGTCTGCTGTGGGCCTCGGTGGTGCTCAACGTGATCAGCCTGTTCCTGGGCATCATCACTGCCGCCATCCTCGGCGCGTACAAGGACATG CAGAAGCCTAATCCTCAACTGGCTCCCAGTCCTGCACCCCCACCCCACATCCTGTACAACCCCACCCAGCACATGCTCACCTACGCTGGGTTCTGTCCTTCAGGACAGAGTCTGCCTGCCTACCCCAACTATCCAATGTCCATGCAG CATAACAGCAACTACCAGGCACCTGCTACGCCCCAGATGAACCCAGACGGAggcctctcctccacctcctgcccGTCTGAGGAGAACCAGCCGCCCTCCCAGGCCTCCACCCAGCCTCAGGGAGCCACCCAGGAACCAGGCGGCTACATGCTGACTCCCAACGCTCCCGTCCTCTACGGATCGTCCTTCGGCTCCTTTGAGAAACCTCCTCCGTATGCCTGCTGA